The nucleotide window CCGGAACTTGATGTTCGGGTTGTGCTTCGCCAGAACCTTCGTGATCGCCGCCGTCAGCGTCGTCTTGCCATGATCAATGTGCCCAATCGTCCCAACGTTCACGTGCGGTTTGCTGCGGTCAAATTTCTCTTTCGCCATTGCTCGAGCTCCGTTATTGATTTCTTCAGCAAGCGCAACTTGCGCTGTTGTTCGCTGCTTCCGCCCGCGCTAACGGACGGCGAGAATTCACTACCTGCCCACTGGCTTGCCTTGCACCTTGGCCACGATTTCCTCGGCGACCGAGCGTGGCGCTTCTTCGTACCGCGAGAAGTGCATCGAGTAGGTCGCGCGGCCTTGCGTGCTACTGCGCATATTCGTTGCGTATCCAAACATCTCGGCCAGCGGCACCATCGCCTTGATTACCTGCGATCCGGCGCGATGCTCAATGCCTTCGATACGGCCGCGGCGGCTATTCAGGTCTCCGATGATAGCGCCCATGAACTCTTCTGGTACCACCACTTCAACCGACATCACCGGCTCCAGCAGTACCGGACTGGCTTTGCGGGCCGCTTCCTTGAAGGCCATCGAACCGGCGATTTTGAACGCCATTTCGTTCGAGTCAACATCATGGTAGCTGCCGTCGTACAGCGTGGCCTTCACGTCCACCATTTCGTAACCGGCGAGAACGCCACCTTCCATGGCTTCCCGAATACCCTGATCGATCGGCTTAATGAATTCCTTCGGAACCGTGCCGCCGACAACATCGTTCACGAACTCGTATCCCTTGCCAGGCTCGTTCGGTTCCAGGCGGATCTTCACATGTCCGTACTGACCGCTGCCGCCCGTCTGGCGAATGTACTTGCCTTCCGCGTCGGACTTCTTACGAATCGTTTCGCGATATGCGACCTGCGGCTTGCCGACGTTCGCCTGAACGCTAAATTCGCGCATCATGCGGTCGACAATGATCTCCAGATGGAGTTCGCCCATGCCGCTGATGATCGTCTGGCCGCTGTCGGGATCGGTGTGCACGCGGAACGTGGGATCTTCCTGCGCCAGCTTGCTCAGTGCGACGCCCATCTTTTCCTGGTCGGACTTGGTCTTCGGCTCAACTGCAACGTGGATCACCGGAGCCGGGAACTCGATAGACTCAAGCACAATCGGGTGTTCTTCTGTCGAAATCGTGTCGCCCGTGGTCACGCCACGCAGTCCAACACAGGCACAGATATCGCCAGCAAAGATCTCGGTGATCTCCTCACGCTTGTTGGCGTGCATCTTGAGAAGGCGTCCGATACGCTCACTGCGCTGCTTGGCGCTATTGAGCACGTTGTCGCCGGTCTTCAGATGTCCGGAGTAAACCCGAATGAACGTCAACTGACCGACGAACGGATCGGTCATGATCTTGAATGCCAGCGCCGCGAAAGGCTCCTTGTCGTTCGCGCTGCGAGTCTCGTCCAAACCGGTCTCGGGATTCTTGCCAACGACCGGAGGAACATCCAGCGGCGAAGGAAGGAAGTCGATGACGGCATCGAGCAGAGGCTGAACGCCCTTGTTCTTGAAAGCCGTGCCACAGATAACCGGGAACAGCTTGAGCGCGAGCACGCTCTTACGCAGCGATGTCTTCAGCTCAGGGGCTGAAATCTCTTCGCCGTCGATAAACTTGTGCATCAACTCATCGCCATCATCGTTTTCGACAATGGTTTCAATCAACAATTGGTGATAGCTTTCAGCTTTCTTTTTCAACTCGGCAGGGATCTCCTCCACCGAGTACTCGGCACCCATCGTCTCGTCATGCCATAAAATGGCCTTCATCGAGAACAGATCGACGACGCCTTTGAACTTATCTTCCTGACCAATGGGAATCTGAATGGCGATGGGGCGGGCATTAAGGCGCTTACGGATGGTATCAACGGCGCGCTCAAAATCGGCGCCCATCTTGTCCATCTTATT belongs to Clostridia bacterium and includes:
- a CDS encoding GTP-binding protein, with amino-acid sequence MAKEKFDRSKPHVNVGTIGHIDHGKTTLTAAITKVLAKHNPNIKFR
- the fusA gene encoding elongation factor G, translated to MAREVPLERCRNIGIMAHIDAGKTTTTERVLFYTGRTHRIGEVHEGTATMDWMAQEQERGITITSAATTCVWRDIRINIIDTPGHVDFTAEVERSLRVLDGAVAVFDAVHGVEPQSETVWRQADKYGVPRFCFINKMDKMGADFERAVDTIRKRLNARPIAIQIPIGQEDKFKGVVDLFSMKAILWHDETMGAEYSVEEIPAELKKKAESYHQLLIETIVENDDGDELMHKFIDGEEISAPELKTSLRKSVLALKLFPVICGTAFKNKGVQPLLDAVIDFLPSPLDVPPVVGKNPETGLDETRSANDKEPFAALAFKIMTDPFVGQLTFIRVYSGHLKTGDNVLNSAKQRSERIGRLLKMHANKREEITEIFAGDICACVGLRGVTTGDTISTEEHPIVLESIEFPAPVIHVAVEPKTKSDQEKMGVALSKLAQEDPTFRVHTDPDSGQTIISGMGELHLEIIVDRMMREFSVQANVGKPQVAYRETIRKKSDAEGKYIRQTGGSGQYGHVKIRLEPNEPGKGYEFVNDVVGGTVPKEFIKPIDQGIREAMEGGVLAGYEMVDVKATLYDGSYHDVDSNEMAFKIAGSMAFKEAARKASPVLLEPVMSVEVVVPEEFMGAIIGDLNSRRGRIEGIEHRAGSQVIKAMVPLAEMFGYATNMRSSTQGRATYSMHFSRYEEAPRSVAEEIVAKVQGKPVGR